The following are encoded in a window of Amaranthus tricolor cultivar Red isolate AtriRed21 chromosome 2, ASM2621246v1, whole genome shotgun sequence genomic DNA:
- the LOC130807060 gene encoding putative disease resistance protein RGA3 encodes MKSDGSLTKKMRLFINSYNPLGIPYKMSKGVKKIRKRLDAIAYNKQLLFEHDPKSIRDRRPETCSYIHENEIIGRETVLKEIVDMLLDLDAQNKVSWLSIVVYGRKRLDVVTVLRKILTSASTSNNFDMSSSLDCVQIQLREQLAGKKCLLVLDDVWTEDRVQWRWSNVQATSLQGLLDENSWKLFKKVAFGSDTTNPPDDLVEIGQEIVDRCARVPLAIKVIRSLLFGQDNSKWELVRKIGLANIMVGENNNIMPILKMSCHHLEHPLKSFFSYCAIYPQDYAIEKETLKRLWMAQGYVVPRYAGQSIEDASEEYFCALLKRCFFQDILRGEAGEIWFVKIHDLMHDIAQSVSKHEIYTAATISDNLDINVYRHLSTYNNGKFSKYLVVENHLRSFLHADGELGDNNLEALVGSCR; translated from the exons ATGAAATCTGATGGTAGTCTTACCAAAAAGATGCGCCTTTTCATTAATAGCTATAACCCACTTGGGATCCCTTACAAGATGTCTAAAGGGGTTAAGAAGATTAGGAAGAGGTTGGATGCCATTGCTTACAACAAGCAGCTTTTGTTCGAACATGATCCTAAGTCGATTAGAGATCGAAGGCCTGAGACTTGTTCTTACATAcatgaaaatgaaattattgGAAGAGAAACAGTGTTGAAGGAAATTGTCGATATGCTGCTTGATTTGGATGCTCAAAATAAGGTTTCTTGGCTAAGTATTGTGGTTTATGGGAGG AAGCGACTAGATGTGGTGACGGTTCTTCGTAAGATTCTAACATCGGCAAGTACTAGCAACAATTTTGATATGAGTTCTAGCTTGGATTGTGTACAGATCCAACTCCGGGAACAACTTGCTGGCAAGAAATGTTTGCTTGTGTTGGATGATGTATGGACAGAAGATCGAGTTCAATG GAGATGGTCGAATGTACAAGCTACAAGCCTACAAGGCTTGTTGGATGAGAATTCGTGGAAATTGTTTAAAAAGGTAGCATTTGGATCGGATACAACAAACCCTCCTGATGATTTGGTTGAGATTGGCCAGGAAATAGTTGATAGATGTGCTCGAGTCCCTCTTGCAATAAAAGTGATAAGAAGTCTTTTATTTGGACAAGATAATAGCAAGTGGGAGTTGGTTCGAAAGATTGGTTTAGCCAACATTATGGTGGGTGAAAACAACAATATTATGCCCATTTTGAAGATGAGTTGCCATCATCTTGAGCACCCATTGAAAAGTTTTTTTAGTTATTGTGCGATATATCCCCAGGATTATGCGATTGAAAAGGAGACGTTGAAAAGATTGTGGATGGCGCAAGGTTATGTAGTTCCAAGATACGCAGGTCAGAGCATTGAAGATGCGAGTGAGGAGTATTTTTGTGCTTTGTTGAAGAGGTGCTTTTTTCAAGACATACTAAGAGGTGAAGCCGGTGAGATTTGGTTCGTTAAGATACACGATCTCATGCATGATATCGCTCAAAGTGTTTCAAAACACGAGATTTATACAGCAGCAACTATTAGTGACAACTTGGATATCAATGTTTATCGTCATCTATCAACTTACAACAACGGAAAGTTTAGCAAATACTTGGTGGTTGAGAACCATCTGCGGTCATTTCTTCATGCTGATGGTGAACTCGGTGACAATAACTTGGAGGCACTCGTGGGAAGTTGCCGGTAA
- the LOC130806955 gene encoding putative disease resistance protein RGA1: protein MAMNQNTVNKFKNVLLDAEAKQEFSNVVQLWIENLKDVVFEADDFLDEFITLVDQKQHVKADGTISKKMRLFLSRSNPLVLAYKMSKEVEKIGKNLSSFADKISSVMEFSHEPIKNRNRETCSYVDVVDIVGREADLEHIVGKLLDYNVQNDLSFLPIVGMGGLGKTAFALLVYNDKRVESAFSLRLWHCVSDQDQKPLNIADILRKILTLITDENHEKSSEQIVQSQLQNKLSSKKYLLVLDDVWRENYDQWIHLVRLLNVGQRGSWIVVTTRSEVTAKFIGCGSMYKLQGLAKKESWSLFEKIAFGSEHSNLHDDQLVESGQKIVEACGRVPLALRVAGSLVYGQDKRKWQIVQEVGVAKKGNDNGITHILKLSYQHLPFSIKKLF from the coding sequence ATGGCTATGAATCAAAACACCGTCAACAAATTCAAAAATGTGCTTCTTGATGCTGAAGCCAAGCAGGAGTTCTCCAATGTAGTCCAACTATGGATTGAGAATCTCAAGGATGTTGTCTTTGAAGCCGATGATTTTCTCGATGAGTTTATCACTCTTGTCGACCAGAAGCAGCATGTCAAGGCTGATGGTACAATATCCAAGAAGATGAGGCTCTTCCTTTCTCGTTCAAACCCTTTAGTCCTCGCTTACAAGATGTCTAAAGAGGTCGAGAAGATAGGGAAGAACTTGAGTTCTTTTGCTGATAAGATATCATCTGTGATGGAGTTTAGTCACGAGCCTATTAAGAATAGAAATCGAGAGACATGTTCTTATGTGGATGTAGTTGATATTGTTGGAAGAGAAGCCGACTTGGAGCATATTGTTGGTAAGTTGCTTGATTATAATGTTCAAAATGATCTTTCTTTCCTTCCGATTGTGGGTATGGGAGGATTAGGCAAAACTGCTTTTGCACTACTTGTGTACAACGATAAAAGGGTTGAAAGTGCATTTTCTTTGAGGTTATGGCATTGTGTTTCTGATCAAGATCAAAAACCATTGAACATTGCTGATATTCTTCGTAAGATTCTGACTCTAATTACTGATGAGAATCATGAAAAATCCTCTGAGCAAATCGTGCAAAGtcaacttcaaaataaattatcatCTAAAAAGTACTTGCTTGTTTTAGATGATGTATGGAGAGAGAATTATGATCAATGGATTCATCTTGTAAGATTGTTGAATGTGGGTCAAAGGGGAAGCTGGATTGTGGTTACTACGCGTTCAGAAGTGACTGCAAAATTCATCGGATGTGGTTCAATGTACAAGCTCCAAGGCTTGGCCAAGAAAGAGTCGTGGAGCTTATTCGAAAAGATAGCATTTGGGTCAGAGCACTCGAACCTTCATGATGATCAGTTGGTTGAATCAGGGCAAAAAATTGTTGAAGCATGTGGTAGAGTCCCTCTCGCCTTACGAGTAGCAGGAAGTCTTGTATATGGTCAAGACAAGAGGAAGTGGCAAATAGTTCAAGAAGTCGGTGTGGCCAAGAAGGGTAATGACAATGGTATCACACATATATTGAAGCTAAGTTATCAACATCTTCcgttttcaataaaaaaattgttttag
- the LOC130806952 gene encoding disease resistance protein RGA2-like — protein MGLFLSRSNPLVLAYKMSKEVEKIGKNLSSFADKISSVMEFSHEPIKNRNRETCSYVDVVDIVGREADLEHIVGMLLDYDVQNDVSFLPIVGMGGLGKTALAQLVYNDKRVESAFSLRLWHCVSDQDQKQLNIADILRKILTLVTDENHEKSSEQIVQSQVQNKLSSEKYLLVLDDVWTENCNQWNDLVRLLKGGQRGSWIVVTTRSEVTAKFIGCGSMYKLQGLAKKESWSLFEKIAFGSEHSDLHDDLVQIGQNIVEACAGVPLALRVAGSLVYGQDKKKWERVQEVGVANMGNDIIKILKLSYHHLQFSLKNCFSYCAIFPKDYRMQKNMLISLWMAHNYIVPLYEGQSIEDAGEEHFLILLRRCFFQDIEKDDETGEISIKIHDLMHDIAQSVSRQEIYVANTISGNLDKKIRHVSTLSTTNFEKYTSGNSHIRSYLNIFEYNHESRGVDRSFLEKLVESCKYLRALTLTTLGDKCLPSSIGKLLHLRYLDLSHLDAIVVLPNSITKLYNLETLNLSGCQNLKDLPKDFSSLVKLRVLNISNCISLKHMPMGIGKLTSIRSLSNFVVRGEDSCLSWNEWFFGLDDLEALKNLEGYLKIEIKWPEKNKIFSQNSGKRNGMYLTNKEHLNYIDFYFDVGEYYSKLDDEETLKLMEDLEPPSNLQFLKMFFYHGNKMPNWISHLPNLVSLTVFSCLELEYLKAFGNVEEGLILPSLEKLELDYLPMLKDWKRGDLGTEASNYSQLQLPLYLPRLKHLIIKNCWRLSSFPLCPSIEILDLQGVDQRFTGIIERERNDDLGDVKKSEFPKLREVKIKKLVAWLNSLPIESFQCLKSLHIRHGRNVKNLREFEKVFYACSSSLQFLCIENFPILKSIVRGGLEHLSALEKLEIMFCDDLNLSEEKEEEDGSGIDMAIMTHKSLLPSLRYLKLHFLCKMVNLPNWMQFLPALQVLAIQRCRKLKSMPNWMPKLVSLKQLYFSNCLKSLERRCKEDPAGEDWPYIQHIPNIEFRGSFGGN, from the coding sequence ATGGGGCTCTTTCTTTCTCGTTCGAACCCTTTAGTCCTCGCTTACAAGATGTCTAAAGAGGTCGAGAAGATAGGGAAGAACTTGAGTTCTTTTGCTGATAAGATATCATCTGTGATGGAGTTTAGTCATGAGCCTATTAAGAATAGAAATCGAGAGACATGTTCTTATGTGGATGTAGTTGATATTGTTGGAAGAGAAGCCGACTTGGAGCATATTGTTGGTATGTTGCTTGATTATGATGTTCAAAATGATGTTTCTTTCCTTCCTATTGTGGGTATGGGAGGATTAGGTAAAACTGCTCTTGCACAACTTGTGTACAATGATAAAAGGGTTGAAAGTGCATTTTCTTTGAGGTTGTGGCATTGTGTTTCTGATCAAGATCAAAAACAATTGAACATTGCTGATATTCTTCGTAAGATTCTGACTCTAGTTACTGATGAGAATCATGAAAAATCCTCTGAGCAAATCGTGCAAAGTCAAGTTCAAAACAAATTATCATCTGAAAAGTACTTGCTTGTTTTAGATGATGTATGGACTGAAAAttgcaatcaatggaatgatCTAGTAAGATTGTTGAAAGGGGGTCAAAGAGGAAGTTGGATTGTGGTGACTACACGTTCAGAAGTGACTGCAAAATTCATCGGATGTGGTTCAATGTACAAGCTCCAAGGCTTGGCGAAGAAAGAGTCATGGAGCTTATTCGAAAAGATAGCATTTGGTTCAGAGCACTCGGACCTGCACGATGATTTGGTCCAAATTGGGCAAAACATTGTCGAAGCATGTGCTGGAGTCCCTCTTGCGTTAAGAGTGGCTGGAAGTCTTGTTTATGGACAAGACAAGAAGAAGTGGGAAAGAGTTCAAGAAGTTGGTGTGGCCAACATGGGCAACgatatcataaaaatattgaagCTGAGTTATCATCATCTTCAATTCTCATTAAAGAATTGTTTTAGTTATTGTGCCATATTTCCGAAGGACTACAGAATGCAAAAGAATATGTTGATAAGTCTATGGATGGCACACAACTATATTGTTCCGCTTTATGAAGGTCAGAGCATTGAAGATGCAGGCGAggaacattttttaattttgttgagGAGGTGTTTTTTCCAAGATATAGAAAAAGACGATGAAACGGGTGAGATATCAATCAAGATACACGATCTTATGCACGATATTGCGCAAAGTGTCTCGAGGCAGGAGATTTATGTAGCAAATACCATTAGTGGCAACCTAGATAAAAAGATTCGCCATGTCTCAACTTTAAGCACCACAAATTTCGAAAAATACACCTCAGGTAACTCTCACATTCGTTCATATCTTAATATTTTTGAGTACAATCATGAATCAAGGGGAGTAGATCGATCTTTTTTGGAGAAATTAGTGGAAAGTTGCAAGTATCTAAGGGCTTTAACATTGACAACATTAGGAGACAAGTGTTTGCCAAGCTCCATAGGTAAATTGTTGCATTTAAGATACTTAGATCTGTCACATCTAGATGCAATAGTAGTGCTCCCAAATTCAATAACCAAGTTATATAATCTAGAAACCTTAAATTTATCTGGTtgtcaaaatttaaaagatCTACCAAAAGATTTTAGTTCGTTGGTCAAACTGAGGgtcttaaatatatcaaattgcATTAGTTTGAAGCATATGCCTATGGGAATTGGTAAGTTGACTAGTATTAGAAGCTTGAGTAATTTTGTAGTGCGTGGTGAAGATAGTTGTTTAAGTTGGAATGAATGGTTTTTTGGATTAGATGATTTGGAGGCTCTTAAAAATTTGGAAGGTTATCTTAAGATTGAGATTAAGTGGcctgaaaaaaataagattttttctcAAAATTCTGGGAAGAGAAACGGAATGTATTTGACGAATAAAGAACATCTCAAttacattgatttttattttgacgTTGGAGAATATTATAGCAAATTAGATGATGAAGAAACATTAAAATTGATGGAAGATCTGGAACCACCTTCCAATCTTCAGTTTTTAAAGATGTTTTTTTATCATGGTAACAAAATGCCGAATTGGATATCCCATCTCCCAAACCTTGTAAGTCTTACAGTTTTTAGTTGTTTGGAATTGGAATACCTGAAAGCTTTTGGAAATGTAGAAGAAGGATTGATTCTCCCGTCCCTTGAAAAACTTGAATTAGATTATTTACCCATGTTGAAAGATTGGAAGAGAGGAGATTTAGGGACGGAAGCTAGCAACTATTCACAATTACAATTACCACTCTATCTCCCTCGTTTGAAGCATCTGATCATTAAAAATTGTTGGAGGTTGTCGTCTTTTCCATTGTGTCCCTCGATAGAAATATTAGATTTACAAGGAGTCGATCAAAGATTCACCGGAATAATAGAAAGGGAAAGAAATGATGATTTAGGAGACGTCAAGAAATCTGAATTTCCAAAATTAAGAGAGGTGAAAATCAAAAAGTTGGTCGCATGGTTGAATTCATTGCCCATTGAGTCTTTTCAGTGTCTTAAATCTCTGCACATACGACATGGTAGGAACGTTAAAAATTTGAGAGAATTCGAAAAGGTGTTTTATGCATGTTCTTCTTCTCTCCAATTTCTATGTATTGAAAATTTCCCCATACTGAAAAGTATTGTGCGTGGAGGACTGGAGCATCTCTCTGCTTTAGAGAAATTAGAGATAATGTTTTGCGATGATTTGAATTTATCGGAGGAAAAGGAGGAAGAGGATGGTAGTGGCATTGACATGGCCATTATGACACATAAATCTCTTCTCCCCTCCCTCCGCTACTTGAAATTGCATTTTCTTTGTAAGATGGTGAATCTTCCAAACTGGATGCAATTTTTACCTGCCCTCCAAGTCCTTGCCATCCAGCGGTGCAGAAAATTGAAATCAATGCCTAACTGGATGCCCAAACTCGTCTCTCTCAAACAACTTTATTTTAGTAATTGTTTAAAAAGTCTGGAGAGAAGATGCAAAGAAGATCCTGCAGGGGAGGACTGGCCTTACATTCAGCATATCCCCAACATTGAATTTAGAGGCTCTTTTGGTGGAAACTGA
- the LOC130806954 gene encoding pentatricopeptide repeat-containing protein At4g25270, chloroplastic, translating to MLISSTSINLCSLPTIFSLCNKLKKPRKTKKQKRNSNQLLISPNKGNNLSLPASISTPLLPINQVPHNQTKIQALDAVVRDLEEASLKHGVTVDTQTFCSLLEMCFQLKAIEHGIRIHRLIPSKILCKNVGVVSKLLRLYASNGRVEEAHQLFDEMPNRDESAFVWNSLISGYVELGMFEDALALYFQMEEEGVEPDKYTFPRALMACSGIGLIRVGEELHRHVVRCGFYNDVYVLNALVDMYAKCGDIVKSRNVFDTIRSKDLVSWNSMILGYIHHGLLAKAMEIFHNMVKTGLEPDHVTTSTIISRISVFIIGAQMHGWVIRRGLNRSLPIANSLIVFYSNHSHLDQCQWLFAQMPEKDIVSWNSIISAHRNDPRALTYFKQMEETGATPDAITFVALLSACAQLGLVNEGKFFFSSMIEKYEITPIMEHYACLVNLYGRAGMINEAYDIISNKMEFEAGPTVWGALLYACFLHTDCETAEVAARHLFELEPDNEHNFELLIRIYDNLGRLEDSDRVKMMMIDRGLDS from the coding sequence ATGCTAATATCTTCAACCTCCATAAATCTCTGTTCTTTACCCACcattttttctctttgtaaCAAACTCAAGAAACCCAGAAAAACCAAGAAACAAAAACGTAATAGTAATCAACTTCTTATAAGTCCCAATAAAGGCAATAATCTTTCATTGCCAGCTTCAATTTCAACTCCTCTTCTCCCAATAAACCAAGTTCCGCATAATCAAACCAAAATCCAAGCTCTTGATGCAGTTGTTCGCGATCTTGAAGAAGCATCACTCAAACATGGAGTAACTGTTGATACTCAAACCTTTTGTTCCCTTCTTGAGATGTGCTTTCAATTGAAGGCAATTGAGCATGGAATTCGGATACATCGCTTGATACCATCAAAAATTTTGTGTAAAAATGTTGGGGTTGTCTCGAAATTGCTTAGATTATATGCTTCAAATGGCCGTGTTGAGGAAGCACACCAACTGTTCGATGAAATGCCTAATAGAGATGAGTCTGCTTTTGTTTGGAATTCTCTTATTTCTGGGTATGTAGAGTTGGGAATGTTTGAGGATGCACTTGCACTGTATTTTCAGATGGAAGAAGAGGGTGTGGAGCCTGATAAGTATACATTTCCTCGCGCTTTGATGGCTTGTAGTGGAATTGGGTTGATTCGTGTTGGGGAGGAACTTCATCGACATGTTGTTCGTTGTGGATTTTATAATGATGTTTACGTGTTGAATGCACTTGTAGACATGTATGCTAAATGTGGTGATATAGTGAAATCTAGGAATGTTTTCGACACGATTCGTTCTAAGGATTTGGTTTCATGGAATTCAATGATTTTAGGGTATATTCACCATGGACTTTTAGCCAAAGCAATGGAGATTTTCCACAATATGGTCAAAACTGGATTGGAGCCTGATCATGTTACAACATCAACAATTATCTCTAGAATTTCAGTGTTTATAATTGGAGCCCAAATGCACGGATGGGTTATTCGTAGAGGTCTAAATCGGAGCTTGCCTATCGCAAACTCTTTGATCGTTTTCTACTCTAACCACAGCCATCTGGATCAATGTCAATGGTTGTTTGCTCAAATGCCAGAAAAGGATATTGTCTCGTGGAATTCGATCATTTCTGCACATCGAAATGACCCTCGTGCATTGACATACTTTAAACAGATGGAGGAGACAGGTGCAACACCTGATGCTATCACATTTGTGGCTCTGCTATCAGCTTGTGCACAGTTAGGATTGGTGAATGAAGGTAAATTTTTCTTCTCATCAATGATCGAAAAGTATGAAATTACCCCGATCATGGAGCATTATGCTTGTTTGGTTAATCTTTACGGAAGGGCaggaatgatcaatgaagcatatgATATTATATCAAACAAAATGGAGTTTGAGGCTGGACCGACAGTTTGGGGAGCCTTGTTATATGCTTGTTTCCTGCACACCGATTGTGAAACTGCTGAGGTTGCTGCTCGACACCTTTTTGAGTTGGAACCTGATAACGAGCATAACTTTGAACTGCTAATAAGGATATATGACAATCTAGGTAGATTAGAAGATTCAGATCGagtgaaaatgatgatgatcgACAGAGGTTTGGATTCATAG